A region of the Nymphalis io chromosome 6, ilAglIoxx1.1, whole genome shotgun sequence genome:
taaataatatataagaggaTCTTGCAATAATTCCATAGAtacagtaaatatttatgtttgcaaTAATTGTTATAGACAGAATCCTAAAAATAATGCAAGCAATTAAATAGCACAATTGAATATAAtgctatgtaatttatttactgtaactataaagttttagtattaattgatttttaatttcacgtcactataaaatatattatttttaaaaagcaaataCATGCACAATGTCGTCGTCTTTGGCGTACCGCAATGAATCAATGCTTGCGCTAATTAAAAGCCAAAGCAAAGGAAAAATAAATCGAGCCACTGATAATAaccataacataacatattttatcataaatataaataataacaagaaaTGAAAAACATATATTGTCTATGGCTcgatttattgtattaatattatcaatgggATACTAATGAATCGTGATAGAAAACTCCAGAGTAGTATTTCATTGTCGCATCTACTTCGTGAGGTTCATTATTGCTTTAGTAAAAGCTAATAAAATgtgtaagatataaaaaaaatatctcgtagtcaattttatttgtaatttttgttcTTCAATggttttttgtagtttttttttttattcttacatattttaatttctcatACACTAAGCGTAGCCCATCTTAACTCTTTTCGCTAGTAGTTGCAATTTACACGTACTTCCTTTCATACACCAATCACGAAAATGTTACATgaagttgttttatattatcgataatgttctttttttttcgacgtactcacttatatatattataactcgtTAACTCAATAcgtattgataaaaaattacttcatGGAATTCAAAAAGGGTACGACTGACTTCACAACGAGAAATATgcttaaaatttgatattttcataCTAGAGGATAGTcagttaatttgtaatataagagAGAATGAGAGTCAGTCGTAGCCACGTAGTCGTCACCGGCCGTCGCAAAGGGCCATTCTTATTCACCGTCCAGTGCTTACATTCGACGGGGACGGCGCTCGACAAGGTGACGACGAGGAAGCTGCCTTCCATGGAAAACTCCCGCCGGGCATCCTGCCCCACGGACTGCCCACGGTAAAGGAGGTGCAGCCCGCCGTCACCGCTGCGCCGCAGGAGAAGAAGGAGGAGGAAAAGGAGAAGAAGGGTATGGCCCCTCCTAATTCTTCTTAAGAACTTATACTTTCACTTTATTTATATGCAAGATTACCCAAGAGGAACTGCGCTagcccgtaaatgtcccactacccAAAAGTTTGGATATTAATCCACTATTTTGCTCCAGTGCGGTATGAGAGAGATATTTAACGCATTCTTCGCTGTCGAGCACGAGACGAGTTATAGGTCCAAATTCACCCTCCGATCCAAGTGTTAGATCGTATCTCACGGCGAGTTTCGCTTGCAGTCCGCGAGCTGAGCAACGACGAGAAGCAGACGATAATGCTGTCGGCGGAGTTCCAGAAGTTCATCAGCCGCGCGGGGCGCGTGATCGAGCGCGCGCTGGCCGAGAGCGTGGACATCTACACGGACTACACGGGCGGCGGCGACGGCGAGAGCGCGCACGACGACCGCTCCGACGCGCGCCTGGCGCTCGTGCGCACCTTCGCCGACGAGCGCTGGTCGCGCGGCCGCTGCGTCACGTGCCTCGACTGGTCGGCCGTGCACCCCGAGCTCATGCTGGCGTCCTACCACAACAGCGACGACGCGCCGCACGACCCCGACGGCGTGTGCCTCGTGTGGAACACCAAGTTCAAGAAGACCACGCCCGAGGACATCTTCCACTGCCAGTCGCCCGTCATGAGCGCCACCTTCGCGAGGTCCGCCCCTCCCTCTAACTGGCTCAGTAGTCTCACTTGGCAATCGTTAAAGCTCGATTCTCGTCTAGGTTCCATCCGAATCTCATCCTGGGCGGCACGTACTCGGGGCAAATCGTACTCTGGGACAACCGCGTGCAGAAGCGAACGCCAATACAGCGCACGCCGCTGTCCTCACTCGCACACACCGTGAGTGATCGCCGAGTAGTTTTGCCGTTTGATCcgaatataatttgtaattacaatCGAACATTCCATCATTATTGTCATGCtgcattttataattgaaaaaaaattcgaAACAcgttggattaaaaaaaaattttattaataaatatttatatatgcagCATCCAGTCTACTGCCTATCCGTGGTAGGCAGCCAGAACGCCCACAATCTGATCTCGGTGTCGACGGACGGGCGCATGTGCTCGTGGTCGCTGGACATGCTGTCGCAGCCGCAGGAGACGCTGGAGCTGCAACACCGCCAGAGCAAGGCCGTGGCCGTCACGTGCATGGACTTCCCGCACGCCGACGTCAACAACTTCGTGCTGGGCAGCGAGGACGGGAACATCTACACCGGCTGCCGGCACGGGCAGCGCGCCGGCGTGTCGGACAGCGTGGAGGCGCACGCGGGCGCCGTGACGGCCGTGGCGTGCcacgccgcgcccgccgcgctcgACCTGGCGCACCTGTACCTGTCCGCCTCCGTCGACTGGAGCGTCAAGCTGTGGAGCACCAAGGTACGCACCCCGCGCGCCGAGCGCCCTGCCGCACGAGTCCGTCAGTCACGCTCGCTGTGCCCCCTCGGCAGGAGAACAAGGCGCTGTACTCGTTCGAGGACAGCGGCGACTACGTGGCCGACGTGCGCTGGTCGCCCATCCACCCCGCGCTGTTCGCCGCCGTCGACGCGGGCGGCCGCCTCGACCTGTGGAACCTGAACAGGGACACTGAGGTGCGTGGCTTAAAGGATATCTATATTTTACCGCGATCAATTCAACTTAGCTTACAAATTGTGCACAAGAAAATTACTGcttataattatgattgtaataatctaaactaaaaaacaaaatttaaggaCTTACATCGAACCTACGACATTATATCTTAAAgtacatttatgttatataagtaAGGTCAATGCATCTCTATGCCGCTGGTGCAATAACTGCTGTTGTTTTTGTATCGAACGATGCTTTATGTTTATTGCTCCAACTAATCGGGCCGCGTGTCGCAGGTGCCGATCGCGTCCGTCACGTCGGAGGGCGGCGCCGCCTTCAACCGCGTCTCCTGGAGCCCGAGCGGCCAGCACGTCACCGCCGGGGATGACGCCGGCAAGATATGGGTCTACGAACTGGCAGAGGTGAGAGCGTACAAGGGGTATTGGCTGAAGAATATGACCACTTATAAACATCTTCGGGTAAAATCGATCGGGTAGACTTATCgtaattaatcaatcaatcaacagccaatcgttgtccactgctgaacataggcctctcccaaggtgcgccaaagctccctgtcctccgccttccgcatccagttggtgcccgccaccttcttaaggtcgtcggtccacctggctggagggcgccctacgctgcgcttgccgattcgcggtctccactctaggactcgtctgctccaacggccatcggtcctacgacaaacgtgaccagcccactgccacttcagcctgctaatttttcaagctatgtcggtgactccggttcttttccggataatctcatttctgatcttatccttcaaagatactccgagcatagctcgctccatagcacgctgagcgactttgaatttgtggactagtcccgcagttagtgtccacgtttcggcaccgtatgtcatggcaggtaagacgcattggttgaagactttcgtcttcaaacattgcggtatagacgacttgaggacttgacgaaggttgccaaatgctgcccatcccaagcgaattcttcgatcggcttccttctcgaagttgttcctaccgacttgtattatctgtcctaggtaggtatattcactaacaacttcgagaggtttcccctcgacgtatatcggtcccggcacgacatgcctattgaacatgaccttggtcttgtccaagttcataccgagaccgacacgccgggaagactcgcctaggctacgcagcatttcggtgagttgttccagcgactctgctatgatgacgatatcgtcggcaaatcgaaggtgtgagatgtactcgccgtttacattgactccatacctagtccaatccagcgttttgaaaacgtcttgcaacgcgttggtgaacagttccggggatattacatccccctgtctcacccctctgcgcagttggatcgccttggtcttacagtcctggatgtggacagtcattgtagcggcgttgtacagacatctcagtacctcgatatatctccaatcgatatgacatctctgcaatgagtcgagcactgcccaggtttcgatggagtcgaaggctttctcgtagtccacaaatgccatacacagtggctgattgtactcttcggttttctgcacaatctgccgaacagtatggatggcaatgttggatgacggaattaaagaggcttgctagctctttcaggaccggacacgggtttatccgatctttaagagaacaactgcccataaaacctctcttcttctccgacaatctcaggcctagaggtaacgaccccaccattttcagttttaagttttgccagacgcggcctcccaaacttgcgagcgaacactttcgatccccgattttgctcagtcgcagccttgatggcacgggtattggggcgtcggagatcgcgtcgcgtcagcgtttttattattcgatttaaggccttatctgacaaaaacgatggtagttctcgtcgttttctcatgagctcgagtgtctcagcagagagttttggtgcgttgtctcttctctgtggcggaaaacacttgcgggatgtgttttgcagtattttgaccagcgtgtcggttctctcatcaatgctgcttatggtttccaacgcggtgaattgtttttgaagttccatttggaacttttcggagccttgagcagcttggagcatggtaggtcggagagtagacctcatcattctcgatctttcggcttttaagttgatatttagagtgcctcgaaccaagcggtgatcacttccggtattaaacctgttgatcactgaaacatctctaaatatgtgccttttattcgaaatgataaagtctatctcgttccttgtcacgttatcggggcttcgccaggtccacctcctctgaggcttcttttgaaagaaagaattcatcaaaaaaaaaagcccctgcccttcgagaaagtttaccagcatttgccccctgtgatttctgcagcctaagccgtaaggtccgactttcgattcaccgctatcttgtactcccactttagcattgaagtctcccataacaacattgtagtgggccttcgaggtgtcgttgagggcctttgcgatgtcctcgtacatcgcttcgaccacatcatcagagtatgtcgaagttggcgcatatacctgtacgaccttcagggagtacctgtcggaaagttttaggacaaggtacgctacccggttcgacacacaactgatttccacaatgctgctaatgagatcctttttgactagaaaaccgacaccaccctgggagaggttatcaccttcgcggaagtagagtaagttaccggactctagagttatcgtgtcctccccctgtcttcggacttcagataaccccagtatatgccagtttatatgacttaactctacttctaattcggcgaggtgatggtccagcctcatcgagcgtccattatacgttgccatgtgcagtcgttttatacggtagcctgccgtgaaccggtgattcttagcaccccctgccctgccgataccgcgaccgctgccttggtcgggcctagcgggcttgccggtaactggggggcttttttttgggcgcatctgccattaagggaggggtttgcccatactcgccgcgctgggcaggcgtgttggcgagcgcagtaggggggtaagatgtttatgggaggggggacgctgctgcccatccccccttttcccccgtccctcagtcgcctcttacgacacccacgggatgagattgggggagtactattctaagccggtactccacggcactcGTAATTAATATACTAACTTAAATCAgcatatttatttgcatattgtCCTGATATCGAGACTCCTGTATAAATATCGTAACGTATACGAGTGTAACTAATGGTGGACGACCACGTGGTTCGCAGAGCGTGGCGCAGCCGCGACACGACGAGTGGAGCAAGTTCGTGTACACGCTGCAAGAGCTGCGTAACAACCAGGCCGACGAGGAGACCGACCGCCTCAGCCTCGCCAGCGGGCCGCCGTCGCTCACCAGCCTCACCTCCATGGCCAGCAACCCACTTAGGTGAGACAAGTGCACTAAGCCACATAACTAGAATCTACTCAGTTGTCAATTTTAAGGTACCATCGCGCGATACCTTGGCGACGTGCGCAGTGCCATCTTAAGTCTAATTATTTGTAGCGGAAAGTGCACCACGCCATCTCGAGCTTTTATACGCAAATCATTTGTTACATACTTCACCAAAAATCAATAGATTATAATGtgtttgaatttaaaacattaattagaaactataataatagtaacatgGTCAGGATTCAGTGTCATTAACAATAGatagtggtgaccacttccttCGTCTTCCTGAAATAAGTGCTTAATCTTTTATGAACACTGATAATGAACGATGATAATTGTATCGAGCCAACTGCACCTATAACGTTTATGAGGACAACATGTAATTTAAATCAATGGCaaacaaaacgaaatattattacagCTTTTCAAACAATCAATCAATGACCTCTTTCATTTTCTGTTAGCTgatagtttatatttcttgaaCTGCCTTTTCCAGATAACTGATGCATTGGGATATTCGCTGCGGATGGAAATTGTAGGTTTATGGAAAGGCTGGGCTTACGTCGTGACTGAAGGAAACTGTGGTGCATAGAGTATgattagtttttaaatgtttcatacCTAATGTATGGATAATGAGTTGGTTCACTAAGTTTCCTGGTGTCGAGTTTATGAAGAGTAAGTTGATTCCTGTAAATTCTGGACACGGTTATTCCGCTGCGGATTTGTCGTCGATATCATATCGAAAAAAATTAGCAAGaaagtatgaaatataaaaaacataagcaCAATATTCATTGCACTCATAACTGATATTAAGAAAGCAGATATATGTActccaataaaatataattcgtgTCATTCGTttcctaataattatataaatgtttaaataacataGTGGTAGCAAATGTTGAAAATTATAATGGCTACCGTACTATATACCTATACCTGAGTTATTGCCTTATTCGCAGTAAAAACTTTGTTGTTAATGTTAGATACAACTGCAgacttgataatatttaaaaatattttggagttcttgtatatgtaaataatatcatcAATCGTAGGCATTATAAACTATTTCGAAAAGCAATTTAGAAGTATTCATAACACAACATAGATAATTCCATTGCAAAGAATCAGAACGAAAATGGGTCACGTGTGAACTTCAAATATTCACAAACGGACCATACAATACACTGGGCAGCAACAATATTGCTTTATCTGAATGTTACAACGCAGCTttatatcaacaattatgaaaacaattgatattattacaaaaaatgttaGAATAGTATAaagatgtaattattgttaCTTTTGCATGAATAACTCATTATTGTtagtattaaacaaattatatttattaaagactaTTCTTTAACAAGTTAAGCTTGTATTCCTAGGTACCTAtgcattgtaataaaaatatgaataaataacatttgctttaaatatctttttttatttaaaaattattattattctatataataagcTAAATAGCAATTTTTTGCCTTACAGATTTCGACAGTTCtcaaaattttaaagattttttagttcttgctaacattttttttataaattgaaacttatttttaagAGTAAGTTTTAAGATTTAGTAATCTATGATGGCAGGTAaggttttttagtattttagtgGCTTGTGTAACAAACCTACCTAACTACCAAAAATTAGTGCAAGgagattgataaatatttcatattaatagtatatttaatttgttattttgtttatccaTATTacattgattttgttataatttataaataagtatgacgtaatatttttctgttaagtggtaactgtcttttaaatatttttaagttggcaACATGGTCTTTTAAAAAGGCGGCAAAGAGAGTAGTAAATATGGAGGGATATATTAAATGGCTGCCGAGctggatatttgttttttttttatttataaacggtATCGACCACGCGCCGACCGCTTTTACCATTATACTTTGGTCTCTATCTAGCCATTCGATATTCTTcacaaaatatagattttagatTTGATATGCATACTCTAATATGGGTATAATCtttgtattatacaatattttaaatgtcccctggtaataatataaaatgctgTGAGTGTATATGTTACATATACATTTCAAGTAAAAAAATGCGAATGTGTACTGTCGcagaatattttttcatttgttctgttagatatttaaaaactaatggtgtaaaatatatatatataattgttgattttcaaataaaatttaaatataacaaactgtATGCCAATTTGTTATTTCAACTGCATGAAGTAAGAGTTAGTACCCCACACAGATAAAAGGTGCCTCTCAACTTTtaagcttttaaattatttgttttggagtttatttcattaTGCCTGTCTACTTTGTGGTATTTTTTAGATAAACACATGGTAATTTTACATACAGGTTCCCCCATAAATTTTGCACATGAAAACTTAATAGTATGTGCCTGGTGCCAAAATTGTAAACTTTGTTTAACACCCCTCATATCTAAAGAACCATCTTGGCTAAGGAAATTGTTATAATGTGTAGTCCgttgtgttatatttttcacaACAAAAAGCCAAATATGTCATATGTCATaacttgatgatgatgatgctaatatatttacaaaaaaaaaacattataatttttttataatttactaacaattatattatatatttacactaaAAATTGCTATGGACTGTATGGTATTACAATCTTGCCTTTTGATAAATTGACTTCATCCCAACATGTACAATGTAAGCTTTTCCTGTCCATGATATCTGTGTATAATTTACCATCTAAATGGTCCATTTCATGTTGGGCTATTCTTGCTGACCAACCTTTAAACACACGCAATATTTCTTCCCCATCTGCATTATAtcctaaaaaattaaatgataaacatTGAACAATCTCTTTTCGAATTGTTacgaattttgtataaaattattgttttttgtaatgttttatattcatgAAAATAGTCATATACCTGTTACTTGGACTTCATTATATCTTGCAACATCTGCTGAAAATGATCTAATACTTTCACAGCCTTCACTGTGTATAACTTTGTTATAATcgaatacttttaatttagGGTTTACGAAAACCTAAAAGTGaacaaaaataatacctttGATCTAAagtatcattaaatttataaagtaatgatGCGCTACTCACTCACAGTAAGAGGTACAACTGTCATATTCTTGAGTTTTATAGTTTCTACAGGCATTTTCGCAATCTGCTTCGCTGTTAGTCTCATAATAAATATCCTTAAATTCACTCCTACCTGGGGCGCAGCCATTCCTACACTACCATATTTATCAAGTAC
Encoded here:
- the LOC126769174 gene encoding peptide deformylase, mitochondrial-like isoform X1 translates to MGLLRKTLNLYAKLAPGRGRSLPPYEHVVQIGDPILRKVSEPVSVDKIRTDDIRKIIQKLIYVLDKYGSVGMAAPQVGVNLRIFIMRLTAKQIAKMPVETIKLKNMTVVPLTVFVNPKLKVFDYNKVIHSEGCESIRSFSADVARYNEVQVTGYNADGEEILRVFKGWSARIAQHEMDHLDGKLYTDIMDRKSLHCTCWDEVNLSKGKIVIPYSP
- the LOC126769174 gene encoding peptide deformylase, mitochondrial-like isoform X2 — encoded protein: MGLLRKTLNLYAKLAPGRGRSLPPYEHVVQIGDPILRKVSEPVSVDKIRTDDIRKIIQKLIYVLDKYGSVGMAAPQVGVNLRIFIMRLTAKQIAKMPVETIKLKNMTVVPLTVRYNADGEEILRVFKGWSARIAQHEMDHLDGKLYTDIMDRKSLHCTCWDEVNLSKGKIVIPYSP